The following proteins are encoded in a genomic region of Paenibacillus sp. FSL R7-0273:
- a CDS encoding FecCD family ABC transporter permease — protein MKHAAGFKAASLLVLGIVLIVVVSVLSVLYGSKDISYITIWNALVHFDPDNIDHQIILTSRIPRVAGALLIGAFLAVSGALMQGMTRNYLASPSIMGVSDGSVFAITLCMVFLPATSSMTMILYSLAGSALGAALVFGIAKLVPGGASPLAMAVLGTIIGTFLGGVSQALSVYFQVSQDISFWYNARLHMMDPAVIKLAIPFAVVGLTLGMLMSRPVTMLSLGEETAAGLGLKVTVVKGLTMLSVVLLTGISVAIAGKIAFVGLIIPHITRLLIGQDYRKIIPFAAFFGALFLAACDLISRFINYPFETPVGVVTALFGVPFFLYLVKTRGGSQA, from the coding sequence ATGAAACATGCGGCCGGATTCAAAGCAGCCTCCCTGCTGGTGCTGGGAATTGTATTAATTGTAGTTGTCAGTGTGTTATCGGTGCTTTACGGCTCCAAGGATATCAGTTACATAACGATCTGGAATGCGCTTGTCCATTTTGACCCGGATAATATAGACCACCAGATCATCCTTACCTCACGTATTCCCCGGGTAGCCGGAGCACTGCTGATCGGTGCTTTTCTGGCGGTCTCAGGGGCGCTGATGCAGGGAATGACCAGGAATTATCTGGCCTCACCGTCGATTATGGGGGTCAGCGACGGTTCTGTCTTTGCAATAACCCTATGCATGGTGTTTCTGCCGGCTACCTCATCCATGACGATGATTCTATATTCACTGGCCGGCTCTGCCCTGGGTGCTGCGCTGGTGTTCGGAATCGCCAAGCTGGTTCCAGGCGGTGCTTCACCGCTGGCGATGGCCGTCCTAGGCACAATTATCGGTACCTTTCTCGGCGGAGTGTCCCAGGCGCTGTCGGTCTATTTTCAAGTCTCGCAGGATATCAGCTTCTGGTACAATGCCAGGCTGCATATGATGGACCCGGCGGTAATCAAGCTCGCTATTCCGTTTGCTGTTGTCGGCCTGACGCTCGGTATGCTGATGTCCCGTCCGGTTACCATGCTGTCGCTTGGTGAGGAAACGGCTGCTGGACTCGGGCTCAAGGTTACTGTTGTTAAGGGGCTGACGATGCTGAGCGTGGTGCTGCTGACAGGCATATCGGTGGCCATCGCCGGCAAAATCGCCTTCGTCGGACTCATTATCCCGCATATTACACGGCTGCTAATCGGACAGGACTACCGCAAAATCATTCCGTTCGCTGCCTTCTTCGGGGCGCTGTTTCTGGCAGCGTGTGACCTGATCAGCCGGTTTATCAATTATCCGTTCGAAACGCCGGTCGGTGTCGTTACAGCACTCTTCGGGGTACCGTTCTTCCTGTATCTCGTGAAGACGAGAGGGGGCAGCCAGGCATGA
- a CDS encoding FecCD family ABC transporter permease: MSKPSLAPQSKQRRFWSLFLLLSLLTLAATYISVTNGTFDLTVKDVFRTLLRINPVEDYDLVIFEFRLPRIVLGALVGFGLGIAGAVLQGISRNTLADPGILGIHAAAGAFVVLFMFITAGTMQAPAWLSVMSMPMFGFIGGLVAVVLLFVFARQDGEFHPQQLILVGIALASGFGAVTLYISLKMDPQNFEMATVWLAGSISNASWRQILSTLPWLIILTPIIWQRGAVLDLMQLHEVSVRGVGVATGRERQILLLCCVGLVSACVSVSGSIGFVGLIAPHIARRLIGNTYRYIVPLCGMIGMLMVVLADFIGKTVFAPAQLPVGIVISIIGVPYFILLLFKARVR; the protein is encoded by the coding sequence ATGAGCAAGCCTTCTCTTGCACCACAGTCCAAGCAGCGGAGATTCTGGTCACTGTTCCTGCTGCTCAGTCTGCTGACACTGGCCGCCACGTATATCAGCGTGACCAACGGCACATTTGACCTTACCGTTAAGGATGTGTTCCGCACGCTGCTGCGGATTAATCCTGTAGAGGATTATGATCTTGTCATCTTTGAATTCCGCCTGCCGCGCATTGTGCTCGGCGCGCTGGTCGGCTTCGGGCTAGGCATCGCCGGAGCTGTGCTCCAGGGGATTTCGCGCAATACGCTCGCTGATCCGGGTATTCTGGGCATTCATGCTGCCGCGGGGGCGTTCGTGGTGCTGTTCATGTTCATTACCGCAGGCACGATGCAGGCTCCCGCCTGGCTGTCGGTCATGTCAATGCCGATGTTCGGCTTCATCGGCGGATTGGTCGCCGTTGTACTGCTATTCGTGTTCGCGAGGCAGGACGGGGAGTTCCATCCCCAGCAGCTGATTCTGGTCGGGATTGCGCTGGCCTCGGGCTTCGGGGCCGTTACGTTGTATATCTCGCTCAAGATGGACCCGCAAAACTTTGAAATGGCTACCGTCTGGCTGGCCGGAAGCATCAGTAATGCCAGCTGGCGCCAGATCCTGTCCACCCTGCCCTGGCTAATCATTCTGACGCCAATCATCTGGCAGAGGGGAGCGGTGCTGGACCTGATGCAGCTTCATGAGGTAAGCGTTAGGGGAGTCGGCGTCGCAACCGGCCGGGAGAGACAGATTTTGCTGCTCTGCTGCGTCGGACTGGTCAGCGCGTGCGTCTCCGTGTCAGGCAGCATCGGATTTGTAGGGCTGATTGCCCCTCATATCGCCAGACGCCTGATTGGTAATACGTACAGATATATCGTTCCTTTATGCGGCATGATCGGCATGCTGATGGTCGTACTGGCCGATTTTATCGGCAAAACCGTATTTGCCCCTGCTCAGCTGCCGGTAGGCATCGTTATTTCCATAATCGGTGTACCTTATTTCATCCTGCTGCTGTTCAAGGCGCGTGTGAGATAA
- a CDS encoding saccharopine dehydrogenase family protein — protein sequence MGKALIIGAGGVASVVVHKCCQNPDVFEEICIASRTVSKCDALKEKLDGGQTKISTAQLDADNTDEVIELIKSFQPDVVINVALPYQDLTIMDACLATGVHYVDTANYEPQDTAKFEYSWQWAYKERFEKAGITALLGSGFDPGVTGVFTAYAQKHYFDEIHTIDIVDANAGDHGYPFATNFNPEINIREITANGRYFENGEWIETAPLSEKKVYDLPEIGPKDIYLLYHEELESLAKNIPGVKKIRFWMTFSQNYLTHLKVLENVGMTSIEPILYEGKEIIPLQFLKAILPDPASLGPRTKGKTNIGCIIQGTKDGQPKTYYVYNVCDHEECYREVGSQAISYTTGVPAMIGAMMIIKGIWNKPGVHNIEEFDPDPFMDALNKHGLPWQEDFSPTLLD from the coding sequence GTGGGAAAAGCGTTAATTATTGGCGCTGGCGGCGTAGCAAGCGTTGTTGTTCATAAATGCTGCCAGAACCCGGATGTATTCGAAGAAATCTGTATTGCCAGCCGTACGGTGTCGAAATGCGATGCTCTTAAGGAGAAACTGGATGGCGGCCAGACGAAGATTTCTACGGCTCAGCTTGATGCGGACAACACGGACGAGGTTATTGAACTGATCAAGAGCTTCCAGCCGGATGTCGTGATTAATGTGGCTCTCCCATACCAGGATCTGACGATCATGGATGCTTGCCTGGCTACCGGAGTACATTATGTAGATACAGCTAACTACGAACCGCAGGATACTGCGAAATTTGAGTATTCCTGGCAGTGGGCGTACAAGGAAAGATTTGAGAAGGCCGGCATTACAGCCCTGCTGGGCAGCGGCTTTGACCCTGGCGTAACCGGTGTGTTCACTGCGTATGCCCAGAAGCATTATTTTGACGAAATTCACACAATTGATATCGTTGATGCGAACGCCGGCGACCACGGTTACCCGTTTGCCACCAACTTCAATCCAGAGATTAATATCCGTGAAATTACCGCTAACGGACGTTATTTCGAGAATGGCGAGTGGATTGAAACAGCTCCGCTGTCCGAGAAGAAAGTCTACGATCTCCCGGAGATCGGTCCTAAGGACATTTACCTGCTGTATCATGAAGAGCTGGAATCCCTGGCCAAGAATATTCCTGGCGTAAAGAAAATCCGCTTCTGGATGACCTTCTCGCAGAATTACCTGACTCACCTGAAGGTGCTGGAGAATGTCGGTATGACTTCGATCGAGCCGATCCTATATGAAGGCAAAGAGATCATTCCTTTGCAGTTCCTGAAGGCGATCCTGCCTGACCCGGCATCCCTCGGACCAAGAACCAAGGGTAAAACCAACATCGGCTGCATCATTCAGGGTACAAAAGACGGCCAGCCAAAAACGTATTATGTCTACAATGTATGTGATCATGAAGAATGCTACAGAGAAGTGGGCTCCCAGGCCATTTCCTACACAACCGGCGTTCCTGCTATGATCGGAGCTATGATGATTATCAAGGGTATCTGGAACAAGCCGGGCGTACACAACATCGAAGAGTTCGATCCGGATCCGTTCATGGATGCACTTAACAAACACGGGCTGCCTTGGCAAGAAGATTTCTCGCCGACGCTGCTGGACTAG
- the nspC gene encoding carboxynorspermidine decarboxylase, with protein MDIDISSLPSPAYLVDERLLKKNLETLNYVQERTGAKILLAQKGFSMHALYPLVGKYLHGVTSSSLFEARLGFEEMGKEVHVYAPAYMDREFDELLGYTDHIVFNSFDQWSRFKDRVQNAGKPISCGIRVNPEYSEIEVPLYDPCYNYSRMGVTLPNFRPEELDGIEGLHFHTMCEQNSDTLERTLKVVEEKFGQYLHGMKWLNFGGGHHITRDDYDLETLIKCILHMKETYNVQIYLEPGEAVALNTGYLVATVLDTMHNGMDIAILDTSAECHMPDVLAMPYRPNIIGSGQPGEYPYTYRLGGMTCLAGDIIGDYSFPEPLKYGDKLVFLDMAIYSMVKNHMFNGVNLPAIASYNDEEGLKIIREFEYSDFSGRLS; from the coding sequence ATCGATATCGACATCAGCTCGCTGCCGTCACCTGCTTATCTTGTTGATGAGCGGCTGCTCAAGAAGAACCTGGAGACCCTGAACTACGTGCAGGAGCGTACCGGAGCGAAGATCCTTCTGGCGCAAAAAGGGTTCTCCATGCACGCGCTGTACCCGCTGGTCGGCAAGTACCTGCATGGCGTTACCTCCAGCTCCCTGTTCGAAGCCCGTCTGGGCTTCGAGGAGATGGGCAAGGAAGTGCATGTCTATGCACCGGCCTACATGGACCGTGAATTCGATGAGCTGCTTGGCTATACCGACCACATTGTGTTCAACTCGTTTGACCAGTGGAGCCGGTTCAAGGACCGGGTGCAGAATGCCGGCAAGCCAATCAGCTGCGGTATCCGTGTCAATCCGGAATATTCCGAGATTGAAGTGCCGCTGTATGACCCTTGCTACAACTACTCCCGTATGGGTGTAACGCTGCCGAACTTCCGTCCGGAAGAGCTCGACGGCATTGAAGGTCTGCATTTCCACACCATGTGTGAGCAGAACTCTGATACTCTGGAGCGCACGCTCAAGGTTGTAGAGGAGAAGTTCGGGCAGTATCTGCACGGCATGAAATGGCTCAACTTCGGGGGAGGCCATCATATTACCCGCGACGATTATGATCTGGAGACACTGATCAAGTGTATCCTTCATATGAAAGAGACCTACAATGTGCAGATCTACCTGGAGCCGGGTGAAGCGGTTGCGCTGAATACCGGGTACCTGGTAGCCACTGTACTGGATACAATGCATAACGGCATGGATATTGCCATTCTCGACACTTCGGCTGAATGCCATATGCCTGACGTGCTCGCGATGCCTTACCGGCCGAACATCATCGGCTCCGGGCAGCCCGGAGAATATCCGTACACGTACAGACTCGGCGGCATGACCTGCCTGGCCGGGGATATCATCGGGGATTATTCCTTCCCTGAACCGCTGAAATACGGTGACAAGCTGGTCTTCCTTGACATGGCGATCTATTCCATGGTGAAGAACCATATGTTCAACGGCGTGAACCTGCCGGCCATCGCTTCCTACAACGATGAAGAGGGCCTGAAGATCATCCGCGAGTTTGAATACAGCGACTTCAGCGGCCGTTTGTCTTAA
- a CDS encoding stalk domain-containing protein produces MKKWTKLLSLALSLAAATGIPAIGNAGTAEAADTVAAVSSITAYGPTHLIKNDGSLWVWGDSHSVPTKVPGLSEIKASFSLAGGGLAVKQDLSVWQWQTNTRTLAMETEQMPEMAGLTDLALVQGTYLAVSGAGAVYQGALPDDDARRVTFSPVAGIDKVTAAGGYSEDNNQGYWNRYLFLKQDGTVWTSTDQLASFQPVQKLSGIIQLERNFALAGDGTLWTWPIESIYNPVAGSDVMNPVPVTGLKDIRILRDNGRSTLAIDDSASLWFRGMTITGSSDGTTFHEQAVPLRFSGINNVTDAYIMERSIVALTSDGKVYTASIGEETISADAVFTLLASNITSIEGGGRHIIMQKSDGTLWGWGVNKNAQLGYANYDFSFDQPVPMQKPIAVTLNGEPVYLTNGVITRSGQNFVPLRSLFDKLGAIVAYKENHTTTPTSNGGTTSKVDKIVTITRTAASKPALSISINTVSGETTVNGKSVTLATPPFIVNGTIYLPLRFISEQLGATVSWLPLQEEIAISMK; encoded by the coding sequence ATGAAAAAATGGACCAAACTGCTCAGCCTGGCGCTAAGCTTAGCCGCAGCAACCGGTATTCCTGCAATCGGCAACGCTGGAACGGCGGAGGCTGCTGATACTGTAGCCGCAGTTTCCAGTATCACCGCCTACGGGCCAACACACCTGATCAAAAATGACGGTTCCCTCTGGGTCTGGGGCGACAGCCATTCCGTGCCAACGAAGGTACCGGGACTATCCGAGATTAAAGCTTCCTTTAGTCTAGCCGGAGGCGGACTAGCGGTTAAGCAGGATCTCTCCGTCTGGCAGTGGCAGACCAATACCAGGACCTTAGCAATGGAGACAGAACAAATGCCGGAAATGGCCGGTCTGACGGACCTTGCACTGGTGCAGGGTACATACCTGGCTGTAAGCGGGGCGGGTGCTGTCTACCAGGGGGCTTTACCTGACGATGATGCCAGAAGGGTTACCTTCTCCCCTGTAGCCGGGATAGATAAAGTAACTGCCGCCGGAGGCTATTCTGAGGATAACAACCAGGGGTACTGGAACAGATACCTGTTCCTGAAGCAGGACGGGACGGTCTGGACCTCTACAGATCAGCTGGCCTCCTTCCAGCCCGTCCAAAAGCTGAGCGGCATCATACAGCTGGAGAGAAACTTTGCGCTTGCCGGAGACGGTACACTCTGGACCTGGCCCATCGAATCAATCTATAATCCGGTTGCCGGCAGCGATGTAATGAATCCCGTGCCTGTTACCGGACTTAAGGATATCCGTATCCTTCGTGACAACGGGCGCAGCACGCTTGCTATCGACGACAGCGCCAGCCTCTGGTTCCGGGGCATGACCATTACCGGCAGCTCCGACGGTACGACCTTTCATGAGCAGGCGGTACCGCTGCGTTTTAGCGGAATCAATAATGTAACGGATGCTTATATTATGGAACGTTCTATCGTAGCTCTAACATCTGACGGCAAGGTATATACGGCCTCTATCGGCGAAGAAACAATTTCTGCAGATGCAGTGTTCACATTGCTGGCCTCCAATATTACCTCCATTGAGGGCGGCGGACGCCACATCATTATGCAAAAAAGTGATGGCACCCTCTGGGGCTGGGGCGTCAACAAAAACGCGCAGCTCGGCTACGCCAACTATGACTTTAGCTTTGATCAGCCGGTGCCGATGCAGAAGCCGATAGCCGTTACCCTGAACGGGGAACCGGTTTATCTGACCAACGGTGTGATTACCCGCAGCGGCCAGAACTTTGTCCCTTTGCGCTCGCTGTTCGATAAGCTGGGAGCTATCGTCGCCTATAAGGAGAATCATACAACCACTCCAACCAGTAACGGCGGCACAACATCCAAGGTGGACAAAATAGTAACCATTACCCGCACCGCCGCCAGCAAACCGGCCCTTTCCATCTCCATTAATACCGTGAGCGGAGAGACAACGGTCAATGGTAAAAGCGTAACCCTGGCCACACCGCCGTTCATTGTGAACGGTACAATCTATCTTCCGCTGCGCTTTATCAGCGAGCAACTCGGGGCTACTGTCAGCTGGCTGCCGCTGCAGGAGGAGATTGCAATTAGTATGAAGTGA
- a CDS encoding deoxynucleoside kinase, whose translation MKHAPFIAVEGPIGAGKTTLTTMLAEELGLPVVKEIVEENPFLDKFYQNMDDWSFQLEMFFLCNRYKQLEDTVTEYIEKGKPVISDYHIYKNLIFSERTLKGTKRDKYREIYHVLTDDLPKPDIILYIRADLDTLLKRIAKRARAFEEEISKAYLQQLIEDYDDAMAQLAVREPSTVIVTIDGNKVDFVENQEDYRAIAAQLKELMK comes from the coding sequence ATGAAACATGCACCTTTTATTGCAGTAGAGGGCCCAATCGGGGCTGGTAAGACGACACTGACTACGATGCTGGCCGAAGAGCTGGGGCTTCCGGTCGTCAAGGAAATTGTGGAGGAGAACCCGTTTCTGGACAAATTTTATCAGAATATGGACGACTGGAGCTTCCAGCTGGAAATGTTCTTTCTCTGCAACCGTTACAAGCAGCTTGAAGACACCGTGACCGAGTACATAGAGAAAGGAAAACCGGTCATTTCGGATTATCATATTTATAAAAATCTGATTTTTAGCGAACGGACACTCAAAGGCACGAAGCGGGACAAATACCGTGAGATTTACCACGTGCTCACCGATGATCTGCCGAAGCCGGATATTATTCTGTATATTAGAGCGGATCTGGATACCCTGCTGAAGAGAATTGCGAAGCGTGCCCGGGCGTTTGAGGAGGAAATCTCCAAAGCCTATCTGCAGCAGCTGATCGAAGACTATGACGATGCGATGGCCCAGCTGGCCGTCCGTGAGCCCTCGACCGTAATCGTGACCATTGACGGGAATAAGGTCGATTTTGTAGAAAATCAGGAAGACTACCGTGCAATCGCCGCACAATTAAAGGAGCTTATGAAATGA
- a CDS encoding deoxynucleoside kinase — translation MNTYNIPDNAIITVAGTVGVGKSTLTGALAQRLNFQTSLEQVDHNPYLEKFYHDFERWSFHLQIYFLAERFKEQKKMFELGGGFVQDRSIYEDTGIFAKMHADQGTMSKTDYDTYTSLYEAMVMTPYFPHPDVLIYIEGSLPSILTRINERGREMEIQTDVSYWEHMHGRYSQWINEFSACPVLRLNIDDYDVNDPASMSAILEQVGKAINRSAVTK, via the coding sequence ATGAACACATATAACATCCCGGACAACGCCATTATTACAGTAGCCGGAACGGTGGGCGTCGGGAAATCGACTCTGACCGGAGCGCTGGCGCAGCGCCTGAACTTCCAGACCTCGCTCGAACAGGTGGACCACAATCCTTACCTGGAAAAGTTCTATCATGATTTTGAAAGATGGAGCTTCCATCTGCAGATCTATTTCCTCGCGGAGCGGTTCAAAGAGCAGAAGAAGATGTTCGAGCTGGGCGGCGGGTTTGTGCAGGACCGTTCGATCTATGAGGACACCGGGATTTTTGCCAAAATGCATGCCGATCAAGGGACCATGTCCAAGACCGACTACGACACGTATACCAGCCTGTATGAGGCTATGGTGATGACGCCGTATTTTCCGCATCCTGACGTGCTCATCTACATCGAAGGCAGCCTGCCGTCGATCCTTACCCGGATCAATGAACGCGGCCGCGAGATGGAAATCCAGACCGATGTCTCCTACTGGGAGCATATGCACGGACGTTATTCCCAGTGGATCAACGAATTCAGCGCCTGCCCGGTGCTGCGCCTGAACATCGACGACTATGATGTCAATGACCCGGCTTCGATGTCTGCCATCCTGGAGCAGGTGGGCAAGGCGATCAACCGGAGTGCGGTGACGAAGTGA